A region of Paenibacillus thiaminolyticus DNA encodes the following proteins:
- a CDS encoding DUF421 domain-containing protein: MELWTLVLRTVLMYVVVFVVLRLMGKREIGKLSVFDVVISIMIAEIAVFVIEDGKKPLWQGLVPIIVLIIIQISVAYIALKSQWMRGVFDGKPSIIIKNGQLDRKEMGRQRYNLDDLMQQLREQGVDNMGDVHYAILEANGKLTVFLKENSDTSPAQEKQNGAQQSGGILEEDYTGDAKGPGPLTAASSASSSDGRKKAKKKRPALRKPERYHFTTLPLPLIMDGKVQDNNLSTINKTRFWLKNQLNLKGISEFKDVFFCSIDHRGHLFVDRKHK; this comes from the coding sequence ATGGAACTGTGGACTCTCGTATTGCGCACGGTACTGATGTATGTTGTTGTCTTCGTCGTGCTTCGTCTGATGGGCAAAAGAGAGATTGGCAAGCTGTCCGTATTCGATGTCGTTATCTCCATTATGATTGCGGAGATTGCGGTATTTGTCATCGAAGATGGCAAGAAGCCGCTATGGCAAGGGCTTGTCCCGATCATCGTTCTAATTATCATTCAGATCAGCGTGGCTTACATAGCCTTGAAAAGCCAGTGGATGAGGGGGGTGTTCGATGGCAAGCCAAGCATTATCATCAAGAACGGCCAGCTTGACCGCAAGGAGATGGGCCGGCAGCGGTACAATCTGGATGACCTGATGCAGCAGCTCCGCGAGCAGGGCGTGGACAATATGGGTGACGTTCACTATGCGATATTGGAGGCGAACGGCAAGCTGACTGTCTTCCTGAAGGAGAATTCGGATACCTCTCCTGCCCAGGAGAAGCAGAACGGCGCGCAGCAATCGGGCGGCATCCTGGAGGAAGATTATACCGGAGACGCGAAAGGTCCCGGTCCGCTTACCGCCGCCAGCTCGGCCTCCTCGTCAGACGGCAGGAAGAAGGCGAAGAAAAAACGCCCCGCCCTGCGGAAGCCGGAGCGGTACCATTTCACGACACTGCCGCTCCCGCTTATTATGGATGGCAAGGTGCAGGATAATAATTTGTCGACCATCAATAAGACGCGCTTCTGGTTGAAAAACCAGCTTAATCTGAAAGGCATCAGCGAATTTAAAGATGTTTTTTTCTGTTCTATCGATCATCGTGGCCATTTATTCGTTGATCGGAAGCATAAGTAG